A window of Nonomuraea angiospora genomic DNA:
GCGACGCCCCTGAACACCGGAGACCGTACGCTGGTCGCGAGTCCGGGACAGGGAGGCGAGCGGAGGATGCGCTACCGGCGAGCGGTGGAGAGGCTGCGGCAGCTCGCCCAGGCCTGCGAGCAGACCCGCCGCGTCCCGGCGGACGAACCCTTCCTGCGCGCCGCGCACGTCTTCGGCGACCTGCTCGCGGGTGAAGACCCCGTCGATCACCTCGAGATCGTCCTGGTGCTGAACCTCCCGCCGGAGGAGGTGACCTGGGGCTCGCAGCCGCCCGGCACCGCGTGGCTGGTCGATTTCCTGCGGCTGGACCAGGGCGGGGTCGCGTACTGGTGGCGCTCTCACCTGGATCCGGTGGAGAATCATCGCATTCAGGACCCGGTGCGGTTCTGGTCGCTGGACGGGCCCGAGCAGGACGTGCTCGACGCGCTGGCCGAGCGCCGCTTCGACCGGGTGCGCGAGGTGGCGTCCCGGCCTCGGGAAGAGCCCGCCCAGGTCGCCGGGGAGTTGCGCGCGGCGCTGGACCACCTGCGTGCCGTACGCGACTCCTACTGGGACAGGCAGTGGCGCCGGCGGCACCGCAGCCTGGGGCGCTACCCCGAGCACCACCTGTGGGAGGCCGTACAGGGCTACCTGGACCTCCTGGACGCGCACGAGGAAATTCGATTGCCGCCGGAATCGGCGGAGGGCTAGGGTCACGATCACCATCTCGTGACGGAGGAGTTGCTTTTATGCGTGTCGATGAGCTGACCGTCCCCGTACCTCAGCCATCCCACGTAAGGACTCACGATCTTGGATCTGTCACGTAGCTTCACCATCCGGGAGAGCAGCCACCGGATCATCAACCCGTTCACCCCTGAGAAGCTGGCCACGCTCGGCGCGGCGATCGGGCTGCGGCCCGGGGCCACCGTGCTCGACCTGTGCTGCGGCAAGGGTGAGATGTTGTGCACCTGGTCCCGCGATCACGGGATCACCGGCACCGGGGTCGACATCAGCACCGTCTTCCTCGCCGCCGCCCGCGAGCGCGCCGCCGGGCTCGGCGTCGGCGAGCGGGTGACGTTCACGCACGGAAACGCCTCCACGTACGTGGCCGGCGAGCCGGTCGACGTCGCGGCGTGCGTCGGCGCGACGTGGATCGGCGGCGGGACCGCCGGCACGGTCGCGCTGCTGGAGCGCAGCCTGCGCCCGGGCGGCACGATGCTGATCGGCGAGGTGTTCTGGCGGGCCGAGCCGCCCGGCCAGGAGGCCCTGGAGGCGTGCCACGCGACCTCGCGCGACGACCGCGAGACGCTGCCCGGCCTCTTCGAGCTGTTCGACGGGCTCGGGTACGACGTCGTCGAGATGGTGCTCGCCGACGAGGACAGCTGGGACCGGTACGTCGCCGCCCAGTGGCGCAACCTGCGTACCTGGCTGGACGCCAACCCCGACGACGAGCTCGCGCCCGAACTGCGTGCCGAGC
This region includes:
- a CDS encoding SAM-dependent methyltransferase yields the protein MDLSRSFTIRESSHRIINPFTPEKLATLGAAIGLRPGATVLDLCCGKGEMLCTWSRDHGITGTGVDISTVFLAAARERAAGLGVGERVTFTHGNASTYVAGEPVDVAACVGATWIGGGTAGTVALLERSLRPGGTMLIGEVFWRAEPPGQEALEACHATSRDDRETLPGLFELFDGLGYDVVEMVLADEDSWDRYVAAQWRNLRTWLDANPDDELAPELRAELSREPMRYVRFQRQLLGWGVFALMKR
- a CDS encoding DUF7711 family protein yields the protein MRYRRAVERLRQLAQACEQTRRVPADEPFLRAAHVFGDLLAGEDPVDHLEIVLVLNLPPEEVTWGSQPPGTAWLVDFLRLDQGGVAYWWRSHLDPVENHRIQDPVRFWSLDGPEQDVLDALAERRFDRVREVASRPREEPAQVAGELRAALDHLRAVRDSYWDRQWRRRHRSLGRYPEHHLWEAVQGYLDLLDAHEEIRLPPESAEG